From one Rhizobium rosettiformans genomic stretch:
- the ppdK gene encoding pyruvate, phosphate dikinase, with translation MRKWVYTFGGGAAEGSRAEIEQLGGKGANLAEMAALGLPVPPGLTIVSDACGLFYKSGKTLADELKTQVLHGISGIEAATGRAFGDTSQPLLLSVRSGSRTSMPGMMDTVLNLGLNDHTVEALAEHSGDARFAWDSYRRFIQMYGDVVMGLDHEVFEEILEDEKARLGHELDTDLSASEWQHVVKLYKEVLEQELGEPFPQDPHVQLWGAIGAVFSSWMNPRAQTYRLLHSIPEGWGTSVTVQTMVFGNLGSTSATGVAFTRNPSTGARELYGEFLVNAQGEDVVAGIRTPQSITEAARIDSGSDKPSLEKLMPEAFAEFQAICDRLESHYRDMQDLEFTIERGKLWMLQARSGKRTTKAAMKIAVDMVAEGLISEEEAVMRIEPSSLDQLLHPTIDPRVTRHVIGSGLPASPGAATGAIVFTAEEAVEAESEGRKVILVRVETSPEDIHGMHAAQGILTTRGGMTSHAAVVARGMGIPCVSGAGTMRVDLRNEKLIGMGVTLGKGDIVTIDGSSGQVLKGEVPMLQPELSGDFAKLMQWADSTRRMTVRTNADTPADARAARSFGAEGIGLCRTEHMFFEGERIHVMREMILAEDEAGRRAALDKLLPMQRSDFTELFTIMHGLPVTIRMLDPPLHEFLPKSDDEIEEVANAMGLEPGFMRRRIDALHEFNPMLGHRGCRLAISYPEIAEMQARAIFEAAVAAARETGAPVVPEIMVPLVGLRSELDYVKAVIDRVAKEVMGEAELEISYLVGTMIELPRAAIRAHIIAEAAEFFSFGTNDLTQTTFGMSRDDAARFIPTYQKKGIIIQDPFVSLDFDGVGELIRIAAERGRKTRPDMKLGICGEHGGDPTSIHFCEDVGLDYVSCSPFRVPIARLAAAQAAIKARG, from the coding sequence ATGCGCAAGTGGGTTTACACCTTCGGCGGAGGAGCGGCCGAGGGGAGTAGGGCCGAGATCGAGCAGCTGGGAGGCAAGGGGGCCAATCTCGCCGAAATGGCGGCGCTTGGCCTGCCTGTTCCGCCCGGCCTCACGATCGTGTCAGATGCTTGTGGCCTTTTCTACAAAAGTGGAAAGACGCTCGCCGACGAACTGAAGACCCAGGTTCTCCACGGCATATCCGGCATCGAGGCCGCCACCGGCCGCGCCTTTGGCGACACCAGCCAGCCGCTTCTCCTGTCCGTCCGTTCCGGCTCGCGCACCTCCATGCCCGGTATGATGGACACCGTCCTCAATCTCGGCCTCAACGACCACACGGTCGAGGCGCTCGCGGAGCACTCGGGCGACGCCCGTTTCGCCTGGGACAGCTATCGCCGTTTCATCCAGATGTATGGCGATGTCGTCATGGGCCTCGACCACGAGGTCTTCGAGGAAATCCTCGAAGACGAGAAGGCAAGGCTCGGCCACGAACTCGACACCGATCTCTCGGCCTCCGAGTGGCAGCATGTCGTGAAACTCTACAAGGAAGTGCTGGAGCAGGAACTCGGCGAGCCCTTTCCGCAGGATCCGCATGTCCAGCTCTGGGGCGCGATCGGCGCTGTCTTTTCCAGCTGGATGAACCCGCGCGCCCAGACCTATCGTTTGCTGCATTCGATCCCGGAAGGCTGGGGCACGTCTGTTACCGTGCAGACCATGGTTTTCGGCAATCTTGGTTCGACCTCGGCCACCGGTGTAGCCTTCACCCGCAATCCCTCGACCGGGGCACGAGAGCTCTACGGCGAGTTCCTCGTCAATGCGCAGGGCGAAGACGTCGTTGCCGGCATCCGCACGCCGCAATCGATCACCGAGGCGGCCCGCATCGACAGTGGCTCCGACAAGCCCTCGCTCGAAAAGCTGATGCCGGAGGCCTTCGCCGAATTCCAGGCGATCTGTGACCGGCTCGAATCCCATTACCGTGATATGCAGGATCTCGAATTCACCATCGAGCGCGGTAAGCTCTGGATGCTGCAGGCCCGGTCGGGCAAGCGCACGACCAAGGCCGCGATGAAGATCGCCGTCGACATGGTGGCGGAAGGGCTGATCTCGGAGGAAGAGGCGGTGATGCGAATCGAGCCCTCATCGCTCGACCAGCTGCTGCACCCGACCATCGATCCGCGGGTCACCCGCCATGTCATCGGCTCGGGACTTCCCGCCTCGCCGGGGGCGGCAACCGGCGCCATCGTCTTTACCGCCGAAGAGGCGGTCGAGGCGGAGAGCGAGGGCCGGAAGGTCATCCTGGTGCGCGTCGAGACGAGCCCCGAAGACATCCACGGCATGCATGCAGCCCAAGGCATTTTGACGACCCGTGGCGGCATGACCAGCCACGCCGCCGTGGTTGCCCGTGGCATGGGCATCCCTTGCGTCTCCGGCGCCGGCACCATGCGCGTCGACCTGCGCAACGAAAAGCTCATCGGCATGGGCGTGACGCTGGGGAAGGGCGACATCGTCACCATCGACGGCTCCTCCGGCCAGGTGCTGAAGGGCGAGGTGCCCATGCTGCAGCCCGAACTCTCGGGCGATTTTGCAAAGCTTATGCAATGGGCCGACAGCACCCGCCGCATGACGGTGCGCACTAATGCCGACACGCCCGCCGACGCCCGCGCCGCCCGCTCCTTCGGCGCCGAAGGCATCGGGTTGTGCCGCACCGAACACATGTTCTTCGAGGGTGAGCGGATCCATGTGATGCGCGAGATGATCCTCGCCGAAGACGAAGCCGGCCGCCGCGCGGCGCTCGACAAGCTGCTCCCCATGCAGCGCTCTGACTTCACCGAGCTCTTCACCATCATGCATGGCCTGCCGGTGACGATCCGCATGCTCGACCCGCCGCTGCACGAATTCCTGCCGAAGAGCGATGACGAGATCGAGGAAGTGGCAAACGCCATGGGCCTCGAACCCGGCTTTATGCGCCGCCGCATCGACGCGCTGCACGAGTTCAACCCCATGCTCGGCCATCGCGGCTGCCGGCTCGCCATCTCCTATCCCGAGATCGCCGAAATGCAGGCCCGCGCCATTTTCGAGGCCGCTGTTGCTGCGGCCCGGGAAACCGGCGCCCCGGTCGTGCCGGAAATCATGGTTCCGCTCGTCGGCCTGCGCTCAGAGCTCGACTACGTGAAGGCCGTCATCGACCGTGTCGCAAAGGAAGTCATGGGGGAAGCCGAACTCGAGATCTCCTATCTCGTCGGCACCATGATCGAGCTGCCGCGCGCCGCCATCCGCGCCCATATCATCGCGGAAGCCGCCGAATTCTTTTCCTTCGGCACCAACGACCTGACCCAGACCACCTTCGGCATGTCCCGCGACGACGCCGCCCGCTTCATCCCGACCTACCAGAAGAAGGGCATCATCATCCAGGACCCCTTCGTGTCGCTCGATTTCGACGGCGTCGGCGAACTCATCCGCATCGCCGCCGAACGCGGCCGCAAAACCCGCCCCGACATGAAACTCGGCATCTGCGGCGAACACGGCGGCGACCCGACCTCGATCCACTTCTGCGAGGATGTCGGCCTGGATTACGTCTCGTGCTCGCCGTTCCGCGTGCCGATCGCGCGGCTCGCGGCGGCCCAGGCGGCGATCAAGGCGCGGGGGTGA
- a CDS encoding enoyl ACP reductase FabMG family protein, giving the protein MTSPVSLTEIPQNNLYRKGDVFVLFGELFGRGYVTGLLDQAKKAGMEIIGITVGRRDENNKLRPLTEEELAQAEANLGGRIINLPAMAGFDLDAPEGEKTPTDLLATLTLENWETEKLDWAHIEKCRQVGVKRFQDAVAKIMDELEGMIADGRNVHFAHTMAGGIPKAKVFLVLANRIYKGRGARHMSSQVLLDSDLGKLILQNFDEVSANTFRHLIEGSAAIRARIEKSGGQVRYSAYGYHGTGILIGDEYRWQTYTNYTQGYAKMRLEAIAEEAYASGIKATVFNCPEIRTNSSDVFAGIELPLLPLLKALKKENPGARAEKIWADCEALLVEGVTVDDVLQKIADFQVSDVMKPFYDFNNWPMPNSQGQSDITIGTSQEIAQMHKDGKALISDYLSVLVVEATGALIFGEMANPSAPVLWLNHDVVAQQINKAG; this is encoded by the coding sequence CTGACCAGCCCGGTTTCACTGACTGAGATCCCGCAGAACAACCTTTACCGCAAGGGCGACGTGTTTGTTCTCTTCGGCGAATTGTTCGGCCGGGGCTACGTCACGGGCCTGCTCGACCAGGCCAAGAAAGCCGGCATGGAGATCATCGGAATCACCGTCGGTCGCCGTGACGAGAACAACAAGCTGCGTCCGCTGACCGAAGAAGAGCTCGCCCAGGCGGAGGCCAATCTCGGTGGCCGGATCATCAACCTTCCCGCCATGGCCGGCTTCGATCTCGACGCGCCGGAAGGCGAGAAGACGCCGACGGACCTGCTTGCTACGCTGACGCTGGAAAACTGGGAAACGGAAAAGCTCGACTGGGCGCATATCGAAAAGTGCCGTCAGGTTGGCGTCAAGCGTTTCCAGGATGCCGTTGCCAAGATCATGGACGAGCTGGAAGGCATGATTGCCGATGGCCGGAATGTGCACTTCGCCCACACCATGGCCGGCGGCATTCCGAAGGCCAAGGTCTTCCTCGTTCTGGCAAACCGCATCTACAAGGGCCGTGGCGCGCGCCACATGTCTTCGCAGGTGCTGCTCGACAGCGATCTCGGCAAGCTCATCCTGCAGAACTTCGACGAAGTCTCGGCCAATACTTTCCGCCACCTGATCGAAGGCAGTGCCGCGATCCGCGCCCGCATCGAAAAGAGCGGCGGCCAGGTGCGTTACTCGGCCTATGGCTATCACGGCACGGGCATCCTGATCGGCGACGAATATCGCTGGCAAACCTACACGAACTACACCCAGGGCTATGCCAAGATGAGGCTCGAGGCGATCGCCGAAGAGGCTTACGCTTCCGGCATCAAGGCGACCGTCTTCAACTGCCCCGAGATCCGCACCAATTCGTCTGATGTCTTTGCCGGCATCGAGCTGCCGCTTCTGCCGCTTCTGAAGGCCTTGAAGAAGGAAAATCCCGGCGCCCGCGCCGAGAAGATCTGGGCGGATTGCGAAGCCCTTCTCGTCGAGGGTGTCACCGTCGATGACGTGCTCCAGAAGATCGCCGACTTCCAGGTCAGCGATGTGATGAAGCCGTTCTACGACTTCAACAACTGGCCGATGCCCAACAGCCAGGGCCAGTCCGACATCACCATCGGCACCTCGCAAGAAATCGCCCAGATGCACAAGGACGGCAAGGCGCTGATCTCGGACTATCTGAGCGTGCTCGTGGTCGAGGCAACCGGCGCGCTGATCTTTGGCGAAATGGCCAACCCGTCTGCGCCAGTGCTCTGGCTCAACCACGATGTGGTCGCGCAGCAGATCAACAAGGCCGGCTGA
- a CDS encoding cupin domain-containing protein: protein MPGYSARPPAIPTVVLDDAVTRITRWDFEPGAATGHHTHGLGYVVVPLTECHFLIEDADGSRRVTSKAGEAYRRDAGVEHNVINGGDQPMSFIEIEYK from the coding sequence ATGCCTGGCTATTCCGCCCGTCCGCCCGCCATCCCGACCGTGGTCCTCGACGATGCCGTGACCCGCATCACCCGCTGGGATTTCGAGCCGGGTGCTGCAACAGGCCATCACACCCATGGGCTGGGCTATGTCGTCGTGCCGCTCACCGAATGCCATTTCCTGATCGAGGATGCCGACGGTTCGCGCCGCGTGACGAGCAAAGCCGGTGAGGCCTATCGCCGCGATGCCGGCGTCGAGCACAATGTCATCAATGGCGGCGACCAGCCGATGAGCTTTATCGAGATCGAATACAAATGA
- a CDS encoding Ivy family c-type lysozyme inhibitor, whose translation MKLNRFSTQLALLAVLLLSAAPLHAQTASTSLAGNYLPSVLAASPAHRDSLMEMIKGQPGLPFWVRALVRQPRYVALASEEVAVKDKRMQLFRACEPRTCETSWIRVLYSEDGKRALLYVSDAKLGIKIFGDPTPEELTFLARP comes from the coding sequence GTGAAGTTAAACCGTTTCTCGACCCAGCTTGCTCTTCTCGCAGTGCTCCTTCTGAGCGCCGCCCCCCTCCATGCCCAAACCGCGTCCACCTCGCTCGCCGGCAACTACCTGCCGAGCGTGCTTGCGGCCTCGCCGGCTCATCGCGACAGCCTGATGGAGATGATCAAGGGCCAGCCGGGTCTGCCTTTCTGGGTGCGCGCCCTGGTGCGCCAGCCGCGTTACGTCGCGCTCGCCTCCGAGGAGGTCGCGGTCAAGGACAAGCGCATGCAACTCTTCCGCGCCTGCGAGCCGCGGACCTGCGAAACAAGCTGGATCCGCGTGCTTTACTCCGAAGACGGCAAGCGAGCCCTGCTTTACGTCTCCGATGCCAAGCTTGGCATCAAGATCTTCGGCGATCCGACACCGGAGGAATTGACGTTTCTGGCGCGCCCCTGA
- a CDS encoding ribbon-helix-helix domain-containing protein: MSRHETMTVTLPGDLLDLIRAKVASGDYADESQLVSESLRLLASNEDALEVWLRDEVAPTYDRAMAEPGSLLDLDTVFDGIREVLRSGKASAGE, from the coding sequence ATGTCGAGACATGAGACAATGACCGTCACATTGCCAGGAGACCTCCTCGACCTGATTCGTGCCAAGGTGGCATCGGGCGACTATGCCGATGAAAGTCAGCTCGTTTCGGAGAGCTTAAGGCTGCTCGCGTCGAACGAGGACGCGCTGGAGGTGTGGCTTCGCGACGAGGTGGCGCCGACCTATGACCGGGCGATGGCCGAGCCCGGGAGTTTACTGGATCTAGACACAGTGTTCGATGGCATTCGCGAGGTTCTGCGAAGCGGCAAGGCTTCGGCTGGGGAATGA
- a CDS encoding addiction module antidote protein — MAAFVNGALGTEDAAYIAHALGVVARAKGMAGVAEVAELSSEGNPTLKTTLAVMKALGISLAADVAG; from the coding sequence ATCGCCGCGTTCGTTAACGGAGCGCTGGGGACCGAAGATGCCGCATACATTGCACATGCACTCGGTGTCGTTGCCCGGGCTAAAGGAATGGCCGGAGTTGCCGAGGTGGCTGAGCTTTCGAGCGAGGGTAATCCGACCCTCAAGACGACGCTTGCGGTGATGAAGGCGCTGGGGATTTCGCTGGCGGCGGATGTGGCGGGGTGA
- a CDS encoding MFS transporter, whose protein sequence is MHFQPQYRVYIAFFLFAMSTGSLFSRLPDLQVQLGVNKAELGMTLIGMAIGSLISLTLSSPIIVRLGSRTTLAICLLGVMALLSLIPLLPSAPFVFATLFLMGLLAGALEICLNVEIGRIEAQAGFGIMNRAHGCWSLGFFVTAITASLVRQAGISMQMHMHVLLGLMFVIGAVTIAGMKNAPVLTTAGAEDKAPHFALPTLALLPLCIIGTSAFLIEGAGIDWSTIYMEEVFDVSPFISGSGLTLFAFFMALARLTVDPVVDRHGARLVGRVLLSVAALGIAMAWIAPSPTLALFGFALMGAGCSAVYPMAVSAAAQRTDRPAVINVAAIAQMAFVVFFLGPPLLGFVAEAFGIRNAYLVCLPLVLGSILASGALPVGPARRKKLAA, encoded by the coding sequence ATGCATTTCCAGCCGCAGTACCGCGTCTATATCGCCTTCTTCCTGTTTGCCATGTCGACCGGCTCGCTGTTCTCGCGGCTGCCGGACCTGCAGGTGCAACTCGGGGTGAATAAGGCCGAACTCGGCATGACGCTGATCGGCATGGCGATCGGCTCGCTGATCTCGCTGACACTGTCTTCGCCCATCATCGTGCGGCTCGGTTCGCGCACGACGCTCGCCATCTGCCTGCTCGGGGTGATGGCGCTCTTGTCCCTCATCCCGTTGCTGCCCTCCGCACCCTTCGTCTTTGCGACCCTTTTCCTCATGGGCCTGCTCGCCGGCGCGCTGGAGATCTGCCTCAATGTTGAGATCGGCCGTATCGAGGCGCAGGCAGGTTTCGGCATCATGAACCGCGCGCATGGCTGCTGGAGCCTCGGATTCTTCGTCACCGCGATCACGGCCTCATTGGTGCGCCAGGCTGGGATCAGCATGCAGATGCATATGCATGTGCTGCTCGGGCTGATGTTCGTCATCGGTGCTGTTACAATCGCCGGCATGAAGAACGCCCCTGTCCTCACCACCGCAGGTGCAGAGGACAAGGCACCGCATTTTGCGCTGCCGACCTTGGCGCTGCTGCCGCTTTGCATCATCGGCACCTCGGCCTTCCTGATCGAGGGGGCCGGCATCGACTGGTCGACGATCTACATGGAAGAGGTCTTCGACGTCTCGCCCTTCATCTCCGGTTCTGGACTGACGCTGTTTGCCTTCTTCATGGCACTGGCGCGCCTCACCGTCGATCCGGTGGTCGATCGCCACGGGGCGCGGCTCGTGGGCCGTGTGCTCCTGTCGGTGGCGGCACTGGGTATCGCCATGGCGTGGATTGCGCCGTCTCCGACGCTGGCCCTTTTCGGCTTCGCGCTGATGGGCGCCGGCTGCAGCGCCGTCTATCCGATGGCGGTCTCGGCCGCTGCCCAGCGCACCGACAGACCGGCCGTGATCAATGTCGCGGCGATCGCCCAGATGGCCTTTGTCGTGTTCTTCCTCGGACCGCCGCTGCTCGGCTTCGTGGCCGAGGCCTTCGGCATCCGCAACGCCTATCTCGTCTGCCTGCCGCTGGTGCTCGGATCGATCCTGGCGAGCGGCGCGCTGCCGGTGGGGCCTGCTCGGCGCAAGAAGCTGGCGGCTTGA
- a CDS encoding VOC family protein, whose product MTVHWTRRQLLRLAGTATLTGALTGALRAEGIETQTALPAAQTPHLPFGLTRPVHVGEVCLRAKDVARLKAYYTSMLGLDVLTDAPDAVTLGAGGTPLLHILARPDATPEAPGQAGLYHTAFLMPDRADLARWLVHVARSQIPLTGFADHSVSEAVYLTDPEGNGVEVYSDRPQETWLWAGNTVTMGSKELNIDDIFLKTQTRTDRDEYTTVPAGLRIGHIHLRVGGLETARGFYADGLGLDVVAGSDERGATFLSSGRYHHHIGANIWESRDAGPRQDAMTGLDWFSLHTSDQAILEGRRADLQAKGFAVSAIEGGFEALDPWGTRVRLLLV is encoded by the coding sequence ATGACTGTTCATTGGACGCGGCGCCAGCTTTTGCGGCTGGCCGGGACGGCAACGCTGACGGGGGCGCTCACCGGTGCGCTAAGGGCGGAGGGGATCGAGACCCAGACCGCCCTTCCGGCCGCACAGACGCCGCATCTGCCTTTCGGTCTGACGCGACCGGTGCATGTCGGCGAGGTTTGCCTGCGGGCGAAAGATGTCGCGCGGCTGAAGGCCTATTACACCAGCATGCTGGGGCTCGACGTGCTGACGGATGCGCCCGATGCCGTGACGCTCGGGGCCGGCGGGACGCCACTCCTGCATATCCTGGCCCGGCCGGATGCGACGCCCGAGGCTCCGGGCCAGGCCGGCCTTTATCACACCGCCTTCCTGATGCCTGACCGTGCCGATCTCGCCCGCTGGCTGGTGCATGTGGCCCGCAGCCAAATTCCGCTCACTGGCTTTGCCGATCACTCGGTGTCGGAGGCCGTCTATCTGACGGATCCCGAGGGCAATGGCGTCGAGGTCTATAGCGATCGCCCGCAGGAGACCTGGCTCTGGGCCGGCAACACGGTCACCATGGGCAGCAAGGAACTGAACATCGACGACATCTTCCTCAAGACGCAGACGCGCACGGACCGCGACGAGTATACGACCGTGCCGGCCGGGCTGCGGATCGGCCATATCCATCTGAGGGTCGGCGGGCTGGAAACGGCGCGCGGCTTTTATGCCGATGGGCTCGGCCTCGATGTTGTGGCCGGCAGCGACGAGCGTGGCGCGACCTTCCTGTCGTCCGGCCGCTATCACCACCATATCGGCGCCAATATCTGGGAAAGCCGGGATGCCGGCCCGCGTCAGGACGCCATGACCGGGCTCGACTGGTTCTCGCTGCACACGAGTGATCAGGCGATCCTCGAGGGGCGCCGCGCGGATCTTCAGGCGAAGGGCTTTGCCGTCAGCGCCATCGAAGGCGGGTTCGAGGCACTGGATCCCTGGGGTACGAGGGTTCGGCTGCTGCTGGTTTGA
- a CDS encoding chromosome segregation SMC family protein, with the protein MKFNRLRVVGFKSFVEPSEFVIERGLTGIVGPNGCGKSNLVEALRWVMGENSYKNMRASGMDDVIFSGSGNRPARNSAEVGLHLDNSDRTAPAAFNDADEIQVTRRIERGNGSVYRINGKEARAKDVQLLFADASTGARSPSMVGQGRIGELISAKPQARRQLLEEAAGISGLHSRRHEAELRLRAAETNLERLEDITAQLESQIESLKRQARQANRFKQLSADIRAHDAMLLHIRWSQAKQAEGEAESALNQAMSTVAEKANHQMEAAKLQAVASLKMPELREEEAKAAAALQRLQIARSQLDEEANRILRRRDELTRRLAQLDEDIRREERLVSENAEVIQRLAEEEAELEEILADAGRFGEEAKEAFEAAAATLADSERDFTRLTAERAEAAAGRNQLERAIRDLTERRARLERQVSEASRELSDISDRIAALPDPDEKREMVEIAEQAVADAESAAMEAEAALNEARRTEGHLRQPLEAARARVNGLETEARTIARILASTTTGDFPPVADELSVDRGYETALGAALGDDLDSALDQSAPAHWHGNGDGAGDPALPTGAKPLIAHVRAPAALTRALRQIGVVEETDALRLMASLAPGQRLVTRDGAVYRWDGHVTGADAPSAAALRLAQKNRLSEIEIETEEARDQMVEAEDRLSEAADAIRAEEARLTDARDRSRLTVRSLAEARDALAQAERASGDLIRRREVIEEAVNGLKAQIEEIVEQEETARVEMEETPDLSALDARLREAEAIVARDRGLLAEARARFEGLAREDEMRRRRILSIRQEKQNWQNRAKSAEEHIATLREREAEAREEITDLEMAPDEFEDKRRNLMTALDKAEKDRRDAADRLVEAETRQREADQKAAAALAELAESREKRGRAEERLVSAREWRIEAETRIGDTLNVGPHDAFRLTGLKDPSEIGDLREVERNLDRLKMERERLGAVNLRAEEEQKELSDKLAALIKERDDIIDAIRKLRGAIQSLNREGRERLIAAFDVVNAQFQRLFTHLFNGGTAELQLIESDDPLEAGLEILARPPGKKPQTMTLLSGGEQALTAMALIFAVFLTNPAPICVLDEVDAPLDDHNVERYCNLMDEMAASTETRFVIITHNPITMARMNRLFGVTMAEQGVSQLVSVDLQTAEALRERELV; encoded by the coding sequence ATGAAATTCAACCGCCTGCGCGTCGTTGGCTTCAAGTCCTTCGTCGAACCCTCCGAATTCGTCATCGAACGGGGCCTCACCGGCATTGTCGGGCCGAATGGCTGCGGCAAGTCGAACCTCGTCGAGGCCCTGCGCTGGGTGATGGGCGAGAACTCCTACAAGAACATGCGCGCCTCCGGCATGGACGACGTCATCTTCTCGGGCTCCGGCAACCGCCCCGCCCGCAACTCCGCCGAAGTCGGCCTCCACCTCGACAATTCCGACCGCACGGCCCCAGCCGCCTTCAACGATGCCGATGAAATCCAGGTGACCCGCCGCATCGAGCGCGGCAATGGCTCAGTTTATCGCATCAACGGCAAGGAAGCCCGCGCCAAGGATGTGCAGCTTCTCTTCGCAGATGCCTCGACCGGTGCCCGCTCGCCCTCGATGGTCGGCCAGGGGCGTATCGGCGAACTGATTTCAGCCAAGCCTCAGGCCCGCCGGCAATTGCTCGAAGAGGCCGCCGGCATTTCCGGCCTGCACTCCCGCCGTCATGAGGCGGAACTCAGGCTGCGCGCGGCGGAAACCAATCTGGAGCGCCTGGAAGACATCACCGCCCAGCTGGAAAGCCAGATCGAGAGCCTGAAGCGCCAGGCCCGACAGGCCAACCGCTTCAAGCAGCTGTCTGCCGACATCCGCGCCCATGATGCCATGCTCCTGCACATCCGCTGGTCGCAGGCCAAGCAGGCGGAGGGCGAGGCGGAAAGCGCCCTGAACCAGGCCATGTCTACGGTTGCCGAAAAGGCGAACCACCAGATGGAGGCGGCCAAGCTCCAGGCCGTGGCGAGCCTCAAGATGCCGGAACTGCGCGAGGAGGAGGCGAAGGCCGCCGCAGCTCTCCAGCGCCTGCAGATCGCCCGTAGCCAGCTCGACGAGGAAGCCAACCGTATCCTTCGCCGCCGCGATGAACTCACCCGCCGCCTCGCCCAGCTCGACGAGGACATCCGCCGCGAAGAGCGCCTCGTGTCGGAAAATGCCGAGGTCATCCAGCGGCTCGCCGAAGAAGAGGCGGAACTCGAGGAAATTCTCGCCGATGCCGGCCGCTTCGGTGAAGAGGCAAAGGAAGCTTTCGAAGCCGCCGCCGCAACGCTCGCCGACAGCGAACGCGATTTCACAAGGCTCACCGCCGAACGCGCCGAAGCCGCTGCCGGTCGCAACCAGCTGGAACGCGCGATCCGCGATCTGACGGAGCGCCGCGCTCGCCTGGAGCGCCAGGTGTCGGAAGCCTCGCGTGAACTCTCCGACATCTCCGACCGCATCGCCGCTCTCCCCGATCCGGACGAAAAGCGCGAAATGGTCGAGATCGCCGAACAGGCGGTTGCCGATGCCGAAAGTGCGGCCATGGAAGCCGAGGCTGCCCTCAATGAGGCCCGCCGCACCGAAGGCCATCTGCGCCAGCCGCTTGAGGCCGCGCGCGCCCGCGTCAACGGGCTGGAGACCGAAGCGCGCACCATCGCCCGCATTCTGGCCTCCACCACGACGGGTGATTTTCCGCCCGTCGCCGACGAACTCTCGGTTGATCGCGGCTATGAAACCGCCCTGGGCGCTGCCCTCGGCGACGATCTCGACAGCGCGCTCGACCAATCCGCCCCCGCCCATTGGCACGGCAATGGCGATGGGGCAGGGGATCCGGCCCTGCCGACGGGCGCCAAGCCCCTCATTGCCCATGTCCGCGCACCGGCGGCACTCACCCGTGCGCTGCGCCAGATCGGCGTGGTCGAGGAAACCGACGCTCTCCGCCTGATGGCAAGCCTCGCCCCCGGCCAGCGGCTCGTCACCCGCGACGGTGCCGTCTATCGCTGGGACGGCCATGTCACCGGTGCCGATGCCCCGAGTGCCGCAGCCCTCCGCCTGGCACAGAAGAACCGTCTCTCCGAAATCGAGATCGAAACCGAGGAAGCCCGCGACCAGATGGTCGAGGCCGAGGATCGCTTGAGCGAAGCCGCCGATGCCATCCGCGCCGAGGAAGCCCGCCTAACCGATGCCCGCGACCGCAGCCGCCTGACGGTCCGAAGCCTGGCCGAAGCCCGCGATGCGCTCGCCCAGGCCGAACGCGCCTCGGGCGATCTCATCCGCCGCCGCGAGGTGATCGAGGAGGCGGTGAATGGCTTGAAGGCCCAGATCGAGGAGATCGTCGAGCAGGAGGAAACCGCCCGTGTAGAGATGGAGGAGACGCCCGACCTCTCTGCCCTCGACGCCCGCCTGCGCGAGGCCGAGGCTATTGTCGCCCGCGATCGTGGCCTTCTTGCCGAAGCGCGCGCCCGTTTCGAAGGGCTCGCCCGCGAAGACGAGATGCGCCGCCGCCGCATTCTTTCCATTCGCCAGGAAAAGCAGAACTGGCAGAACCGCGCGAAATCCGCCGAGGAACACATCGCGACGCTGCGCGAGCGCGAGGCCGAGGCCCGCGAGGAGATCACCGATCTCGAAATGGCCCCCGACGAATTCGAGGATAAGCGCCGCAATCTGATGACCGCCCTCGACAAGGCCGAGAAGGACCGCCGCGACGCCGCCGACCGTTTGGTGGAAGCCGAGACCCGCCAGCGCGAGGCCGATCAGAAGGCGGCAGCCGCCCTTGCTGAACTTGCTGAAAGCAGAGAAAAGCGCGGCCGCGCCGAGGAGCGCCTGGTCTCTGCCCGCGAATGGCGCATCGAGGCTGAGACCCGTATCGGTGACACGCTGAATGTCGGCCCTCATGACGCTTTCCGCCTGACCGGCCTTAAAGATCCCTCCGAGATCGGCGACCTGCGCGAGGTCGAGCGCAATCTCGATCGGCTGAAGATGGAGCGCGAGCGGCTCGGCGCCGTCAACCTGCGCGCCGAGGAAGAGCAGAAGGAACTGTCCGACAAGCTCGCCGCCCTCATCAAGGAGCGCGACGACATCATAGACGCGATCCGCAAGCTGCGTGGCGCCATCCAGAGCCTCAACCGCGAGGGCCGCGAACGGCTTATCGCCGCCTTCGACGTCGTCAACGCCCAGTTCCAGCGCCTCTTCACCCACCTGTTCAACGGCGGCACGGCCGAACTGCAGCTGATCGAAAGCGACGACCCGCTTGAAGCCGGCCTCGAAATTCTCGCCCGCCCGCCGGGCAAGAAGCCGCAGACCATGACGCTGCTCTCGGGCGGCGAACAGGCGCTGACCGCCATGGCTCTGATTTTCGCGGTGTTTCTCACCAACCCGGCGCCGATCTGCGTGCTGGACGAAGTGGACGCGCCGCTCGACGACCACAATGTCGAGCGCTACTGCAATCTGATGGACGAAATGGCCGCCTCCACCGAGACCCGCTTCGTCATCATCACCCACAACCCCATCACCATGGCTCGCATGAACCGCCTCTTCGGGGTGACGATGGCCGAGCAGGGTGTGTCCCAGCTCGTCTCCGTCGACCTGCAGACCGCGGAGGCGCTGCGCGAGAGGGAGCTGGTGTAA